A section of the Leptotrichia buccalis C-1013-b genome encodes:
- the hemL gene encoding glutamate-1-semialdehyde 2,1-aminomutase produces the protein MNTNNSKIIYEKAKKAIPGGVNSPVRAFQSVDKEYPIFIKSGNGSKLYDEDGNEYVDMIGSWGPMILGHNYPQVLEIVKKELENGTSFGLPTKKEVELAELVKSCFPSIEKLRLTTSGTEAAMASVRLARAFTGKNKIVKFEGCYHGHSDSLLVKAGSGLLTFVHQDSNGITEGVVKDTITLPFGDFEKLKETLESEKDIACVIIEPIPANMGLIETKKEYLEKIREITKKEKVVLIFDEVISGFRISLGGAQEVFGITPDLTVLGKIIGGGYPVGGFGGKKEIMDLISPVGNVYHAGTLSGNPISVAAGIETISILKKNTEIYENINTKTENLINQINELIKKYSIPASVNHFGSLFTIFFSKEKVDTLEKAISSNDEFYSIYFDTMLENGIIVPPSKYEAHFISYVHNNEDMEKFLTGTEKTFEKISEKIKNEEK, from the coding sequence ATGAATACAAATAATTCAAAAATAATTTATGAAAAAGCAAAAAAAGCTATTCCAGGAGGTGTAAACAGCCCAGTCAGAGCATTTCAGTCTGTAGATAAAGAATATCCAATTTTCATAAAAAGTGGAAATGGGAGCAAACTTTATGATGAAGATGGTAATGAATATGTGGATATGATTGGTTCCTGGGGACCTATGATTTTGGGACATAATTATCCGCAAGTTTTGGAAATTGTGAAAAAGGAGCTGGAAAATGGGACTTCCTTTGGATTGCCGACGAAAAAAGAAGTGGAGCTGGCTGAACTTGTAAAAAGCTGTTTTCCTTCGATTGAAAAATTAAGACTTACTACTTCGGGAACGGAGGCGGCTATGGCTAGCGTACGACTGGCTCGTGCATTTACTGGAAAAAATAAAATTGTAAAATTTGAAGGGTGTTATCATGGACATTCTGATTCGCTTCTTGTAAAGGCTGGCTCGGGACTTTTGACGTTTGTACATCAGGATAGTAATGGAATTACAGAAGGAGTTGTAAAAGATACGATAACACTGCCTTTTGGAGATTTTGAAAAATTAAAGGAAACTTTGGAAAGTGAGAAGGATATTGCCTGTGTGATTATTGAGCCAATTCCAGCAAATATGGGGCTTATTGAAACGAAAAAGGAATATTTAGAAAAAATACGTGAAATTACAAAAAAAGAAAAAGTTGTATTGATTTTTGATGAAGTGATTTCAGGATTTAGAATTTCTTTAGGTGGAGCTCAAGAAGTATTTGGAATTACGCCTGATTTGACAGTTTTAGGAAAAATAATTGGTGGCGGTTATCCAGTTGGCGGTTTTGGCGGAAAAAAAGAAATTATGGACTTAATCTCTCCTGTCGGAAATGTTTATCACGCTGGAACTCTTTCTGGAAATCCAATTTCAGTTGCAGCTGGAATAGAAACAATTTCTATTTTGAAAAAAAATACTGAAATTTATGAAAATATCAATACAAAAACAGAAAATTTAATAAATCAGATTAATGAATTAATAAAAAAATACAGCATTCCAGCAAGCGTAAATCATTTTGGAAGCTTGTTCACAATATTTTTCTCAAAGGAAAAAGTCGACACTCTGGAAAAAGCAATTTCCTCAAACGATGAATTTTATAGCATTTATTTTGACACAATGCTTGAAAATGGAATAATTGTACCGCCTTCAAAATACGAAGCACATTTTATTTCTTATGTTCATAATAATGAAGATATGGAAAAATTTTTGACAGGCACAGAAAAAACTTTTGAAAAAATTTCTGAAAAAATAAAAAATGAGGAAAAATAA
- a CDS encoding SemiSWEET family transporter — MSEKNLKILGWIGTLLSVIMYVSYVPQIMGNLHGNKTFFLQPLAATINCTIWTSYGLLKEKKDYPLSAANLPGVIFGLLATITAF, encoded by the coding sequence ATGAGCGAAAAAAACTTGAAAATTTTAGGATGGATTGGAACATTGCTTTCTGTAATAATGTATGTGTCTTATGTTCCGCAAATAATGGGAAACTTGCATGGGAATAAAACATTTTTTCTACAGCCTTTAGCAGCAACGATTAACTGTACAATATGGACAAGTTATGGACTTTTAAAGGAAAAAAAAGATTATCCTCTTTCAGCAGCAAACCTGCCAGGAGTAATTTTTGGATTACTTGCAACAATTACAGCGTTTTAA
- a CDS encoding valine--tRNA ligase — MPNELNKVYSPNEIEDKWYKIWEEKGYFNAQHNAEKPGYSIAIPPPNVTGILHMGHMLNNSIQDTIIRYKRMSGFDTLWIPGMDHAGIATQNKVERMLADEGTSKEEIGYDEFLRRTWEWKEKHGGLITKQLRKLGVSLDWTRERFTMDEGLSEAVKEVFIKLYNDGLIYRGEYIVNWCPHDKTALADDEVNHEDKNGKIWEIRYPIKDSDEEFVIATTRPETMLGDTGVAVNPNDERYKHLIGKTVILPLMNREIPIVADEYVDMEFGTGVVKMTPSHDPNDFEVAKRTGLAFLNIFTEDAHVNENGGKYQGLKRFDARKAILADLKEQGLLVGVKDHKNAVGHCYRCNSVIEPRVSTQWFVKMEPLAKRALEVVKNGKIQITPKRWEKVYYNWLENIRDWTISRQIWWGHRIPAYYSEDGTVFVAKSLEEAKIQAREKFGKDVNLTEETDVLDTWFSSALWPFSTLGWPNETEDLKKFFPTNALVTGADILFFWVARMVMMSLYIKDEIPFNYVYLHGIIRDEKGRKMSKSLGNSPDPLDLIAKYGADAIRFSFLYNTSQGQDIHFSEKLLEMGSAFANKVWNASRFVLSNLEDFDVSTTVDKSELKLEDKWILSKLQTASKLINENMEKYELDAAAKLTYEFFRGDFCDWYVEIAKTRVYGQEGSDKVVAQWVLRHVLDKGLKMLHPFMPFITEEIWQKLQTGEETIMLSDFPKEEKEFINIEAEKEFDYLKEVISAIRNIRGETNVSPSKKIEVIFKTADENARNILQNNAKILDKLANIEKYEFNLEIPKLVGFRLVETTEIYVPLADLIDLDKEIEKLEKSIAKIQKDLDKTLKKLSNESFVKKANPEAVKKERRIKEELENKIAKLTESMSLYR, encoded by the coding sequence ATGCCAAATGAACTGAATAAAGTTTATTCACCAAACGAGATAGAAGATAAATGGTATAAAATATGGGAAGAAAAAGGGTATTTTAATGCACAGCACAATGCAGAAAAGCCAGGATATTCAATTGCTATTCCGCCACCAAATGTTACAGGGATTTTGCATATGGGGCATATGCTTAATAATTCAATACAGGATACAATTATTAGATACAAGAGAATGAGTGGATTTGATACGCTTTGGATTCCAGGAATGGATCATGCCGGAATTGCTACACAAAACAAAGTTGAGAGAATGCTGGCTGATGAAGGAACTTCTAAAGAGGAAATTGGATATGATGAGTTTTTGAGAAGAACTTGGGAATGGAAGGAAAAACATGGCGGGCTAATTACAAAGCAGCTTAGAAAACTGGGAGTTTCGCTGGACTGGACAAGAGAGAGATTTACTATGGATGAAGGGCTTTCGGAAGCTGTAAAAGAAGTGTTTATCAAACTTTATAATGATGGGCTTATTTATCGTGGAGAATACATTGTAAACTGGTGTCCGCATGATAAGACTGCACTTGCTGATGATGAGGTGAATCATGAGGATAAAAATGGAAAAATCTGGGAAATTAGATACCCGATTAAAGATAGTGATGAAGAATTTGTAATTGCTACAACTCGTCCTGAAACAATGCTTGGAGATACAGGAGTTGCAGTAAATCCTAATGATGAAAGATACAAACATCTGATTGGAAAAACTGTAATTTTGCCGCTTATGAATAGAGAAATTCCAATTGTGGCAGATGAGTATGTAGATATGGAATTTGGAACTGGGGTAGTTAAAATGACTCCGTCACACGATCCTAATGACTTTGAAGTGGCAAAAAGAACTGGACTTGCATTTTTAAATATTTTTACAGAAGATGCTCACGTAAATGAAAATGGTGGGAAATATCAGGGGCTAAAAAGATTTGATGCTAGAAAGGCTATACTTGCTGATTTGAAAGAGCAGGGGCTGCTAGTTGGAGTAAAAGATCATAAAAATGCTGTGGGGCATTGCTACAGATGTAATTCGGTTATTGAGCCAAGGGTTTCTACGCAATGGTTTGTAAAAATGGAGCCGCTTGCAAAAAGAGCATTGGAAGTTGTAAAAAATGGAAAAATTCAAATTACGCCGAAAAGATGGGAAAAAGTTTACTATAACTGGCTGGAAAATATAAGGGACTGGACAATTTCACGTCAAATCTGGTGGGGACACAGAATACCTGCTTATTATTCAGAAGATGGAACAGTTTTTGTGGCAAAAAGTCTGGAAGAGGCAAAAATTCAGGCACGTGAAAAATTTGGAAAAGATGTGAACTTGACGGAAGAAACAGATGTGCTTGATACTTGGTTTTCATCAGCATTGTGGCCATTTTCAACATTGGGCTGGCCAAATGAAACTGAAGATCTGAAAAAATTCTTTCCGACAAATGCACTTGTTACAGGTGCAGACATATTGTTCTTCTGGGTAGCAAGAATGGTAATGATGAGCCTTTACATAAAAGATGAAATTCCATTTAATTATGTTTATCTACACGGAATTATACGGGATGAAAAAGGTAGAAAAATGAGTAAATCTCTAGGAAATTCGCCTGATCCCCTTGACTTGATAGCAAAATACGGTGCAGACGCAATAAGATTCAGCTTCTTGTACAATACTTCACAAGGACAGGATATTCATTTTTCAGAAAAACTGCTTGAAATGGGTTCAGCTTTTGCAAATAAAGTGTGGAATGCGTCAAGATTTGTATTGTCAAATTTGGAAGATTTTGATGTTTCAACAACTGTGGATAAGTCGGAGTTAAAACTTGAAGATAAATGGATTTTATCCAAATTACAGACTGCTTCAAAATTGATTAATGAAAATATGGAAAAATATGAATTAGATGCTGCTGCAAAATTGACTTATGAATTTTTCAGAGGGGATTTCTGTGACTGGTATGTGGAAATTGCCAAAACACGTGTTTATGGACAAGAAGGTAGTGATAAAGTTGTGGCACAATGGGTATTAAGACACGTTCTTGATAAGGGGCTGAAAATGCTGCATCCATTTATGCCGTTTATTACCGAGGAAATTTGGCAAAAATTACAGACTGGCGAAGAAACAATTATGTTATCAGACTTTCCAAAAGAGGAAAAAGAGTTTATAAATATTGAGGCTGAAAAGGAATTTGACTATCTGAAGGAAGTTATTTCGGCAATTAGAAATATTCGTGGAGAAACAAATGTTTCGCCATCTAAAAAAATTGAAGTTATCTTCAAGACAGCTGATGAAAATGCAAGAAATATTTTGCAAAATAATGCCAAAATATTGGATAAACTGGCAAATATTGAAAAATATGAATTTAATCTGGAAATTCCAAAGCTGGTAGGATTTAGACTGGTTGAAACAACTGAAATTTATGTTCCGCTCGCTGATTTGATTGATTTGGATAAGGAAATTGAAAAATTGGAAAAAAGTATTGCAAAAATTCAAAAAGATTTAGATAAAACTTTAAAAAAATTGTCCAATGAAAGTTTTGTTAAGAAGGCAAATCCTGAGGCTGTGAAAAAAGAAAGAAGAATAAAAGAGGAGCTTGAAAATAAAATTGCTAAATTAACAGAATCGATGAGTTTATATAGATAA
- a CDS encoding NfeD family protein yields MGALFWAILSGTFAVLEIIIPGLVTIWFALSALIVMFFSNFSNDSTIEFFVFAVLSLIFLIFTRPVLRRYIDMQKKNGFNSSMKGADVKVEKIVDARRIEKEYEVKFKGSIWTGISEEIFSAGEIVKIKEFRGNKIILERKY; encoded by the coding sequence ATGGGAGCATTATTTTGGGCAATTTTGTCAGGGACTTTTGCAGTTTTGGAAATTATTATTCCTGGACTTGTAACAATATGGTTTGCTCTTTCGGCATTAATTGTAATGTTTTTTTCAAATTTTTCCAATGATTCGACAATTGAATTTTTCGTATTTGCAGTGCTTTCACTAATTTTTTTGATTTTTACACGTCCAGTTTTACGTAGATATATTGACATGCAGAAAAAAAATGGCTTTAATTCAAGCATGAAAGGAGCGGATGTAAAAGTTGAAAAAATCGTGGATGCTAGAAGAATTGAAAAGGAATATGAAGTAAAATTTAAAGGTTCCATCTGGACAGGAATAAGTGAAGAAATTTTTTCAGCTGGAGAAATTGTAAAAATTAAGGAATTTAGAGGAAATAAAATAATTCTAGAAAGAAAATATTAA
- a CDS encoding SPFH domain-containing protein, translating into MLFLPLVVVLIVTTLIYVLKAVKIVPESRVLIIERLGKYDRSLSSGLSFLNPFFDRVARSVSLKEQVVDFPPQPVITKDNATMQIDTVVYFQITDPKLYTYGVERPLSAIENLTATTLRNIIGDMTVDQTLTSRDIINTKMRQELDDATDPWGIKVNRVELKSILPPADIRVAMEKEMKAEREKRANILEAQAKREAAILVAEGEKQAAILRAEAKKEEQIKEAEGRAEAILSVQKAQAEALRLLNEAAPTKAVLSLKGMETFEKVADGQATKIIIPSELQNLAGMVSAFSELSKTDKQ; encoded by the coding sequence ATGTTGTTTTTACCATTAGTTGTTGTTCTTATTGTAACTACATTAATTTATGTTTTAAAAGCAGTAAAAATTGTGCCAGAATCACGAGTTCTTATTATTGAAAGACTAGGAAAATATGACAGATCCTTAAGCTCTGGACTAAGTTTTTTAAATCCATTTTTTGACAGAGTTGCAAGAAGTGTATCATTAAAGGAACAAGTTGTGGATTTCCCGCCTCAGCCAGTCATTACAAAAGACAATGCCACAATGCAGATTGATACAGTCGTTTATTTTCAAATAACTGATCCAAAGTTATACACTTATGGAGTGGAACGTCCACTTTCAGCGATTGAAAACTTAACGGCTACAACTTTGAGAAATATTATTGGAGATATGACAGTTGACCAAACTTTGACTTCAAGGGATATTATTAATACAAAAATGCGTCAAGAACTGGACGATGCAACAGATCCATGGGGAATAAAAGTAAATCGTGTGGAATTAAAAAGTATTTTGCCACCAGCCGACATTCGTGTTGCAATGGAAAAGGAAATGAAGGCAGAGCGTGAAAAAAGAGCAAATATCTTGGAAGCACAAGCAAAAAGAGAAGCCGCAATACTTGTTGCAGAAGGTGAAAAACAAGCTGCAATTTTAAGAGCTGAAGCTAAAAAAGAAGAACAGATAAAAGAAGCCGAAGGACGAGCAGAAGCTATTTTATCAGTTCAAAAGGCACAAGCAGAAGCATTAAGGTTATTAAACGAAGCAGCACCGACAAAAGCGGTATTATCACTAAAAGGAATGGAAACTTTTGAAAAAGTTGCAGATGGACAAGCAACAAAAATTATTATTCCAAGCGAATTACAAAATTTGGCTGGAATGGTAAGTGCATTTTCAGAGCTTTCTAAAACAGATAAACAATAA
- the pfkB gene encoding 1-phosphofructokinase has protein sequence MIYTLTLNPALDYDMYLKDDLQAEHLNLAHEVNYRAGGKGINVSKVLKNLDVESTAIGFVAGFVGDFIIRDLKKDNIKSEFVELEGNTRINVKINGNDKETELTGVSPEITAEKLQELINKISDLKDGDILVLSGSVPASISSKIYKELSENVKANVEIVLDTRGNLLQDNIHNNLFVKPNIHELREMFNEKLETKAEIVEKCKFFLDKGVKNVILSRGGEGALLVNKDFVLEASVPKGQLINSIGAGDSMVAGFIAGFVKGLSPEDSFRLAVASGSATAYSYGLAEKDLVNKLYDEIEISKETF, from the coding sequence ATGATTTACACATTGACATTAAATCCAGCGTTGGATTATGACATGTATCTTAAGGACGATTTGCAGGCTGAACATTTGAATCTTGCTCATGAAGTAAATTACAGAGCGGGTGGAAAAGGAATTAATGTTTCAAAGGTACTGAAAAATTTGGATGTAGAATCTACAGCAATTGGATTTGTTGCAGGATTTGTTGGAGATTTTATTATCAGGGATCTAAAAAAGGATAATATCAAATCTGAATTTGTGGAACTTGAAGGAAATACTAGAATTAATGTAAAAATTAATGGTAACGACAAGGAAACTGAACTTACAGGGGTTTCACCAGAAATTACAGCTGAGAAATTACAGGAATTAATTAACAAAATTTCTGATTTAAAAGATGGAGACATACTTGTACTTTCAGGAAGTGTCCCAGCTTCAATCAGCAGCAAAATTTACAAAGAGCTATCTGAAAATGTAAAAGCTAATGTAGAAATTGTGCTTGATACAAGAGGAAATTTATTGCAGGATAATATTCACAACAATCTTTTTGTTAAGCCAAATATTCATGAACTAAGAGAAATGTTTAATGAAAAATTGGAAACAAAAGCTGAAATTGTAGAAAAATGTAAATTCTTTTTGGATAAGGGCGTTAAAAATGTTATTCTTTCTAGAGGTGGTGAAGGTGCATTGCTTGTAAATAAAGACTTTGTGCTGGAAGCATCAGTTCCAAAAGGACAGCTGATTAATTCAATCGGAGCGGGAGATTCAATGGTTGCAGGATTTATCGCTGGATTTGTAAAAGGTCTTTCTCCAGAAGATTCATTTAGGCTTGCAGTTGCTTCAGGAAGTGCGACAGCTTATTCTTATGGACTTGCAGAAAAAGATTTGGTAAACAAATTGTATGATGAAATTGAGATTTCAAAGGAAACTTTCTAA
- a CDS encoding PTS fructose transporter subunit IIABC: protein MKISDLLIKDRINLDVKSTNKVDIIKELARLHEKTGVLNDYDGYVKALMAREEQSSTGIGEGIAIPHAKTEFVKKPALAMGRKPEGIDYDSLDGEPATLFFMIAAPDGANNTHIETLARLSQLLLDDDFKEALENAKTADEVLEIINKAEAEKFAEEEKKEAVPVQTLSDENAPYIIAATACPTGIAHTYMAAEALKKAADEMGINIKVETNGADGRKNVLTDEDIKKATGVILAINRNIEVDRFDGKPLIQVEAKEGINNAKALIQQVLDGKAPIFHASGSSTASSESASSEKKGLYKHLLSGVSYMLPLVISGGILIALAFLVDTLTGHANAGKDFGSTHELAKLLMTVGKAAFGLFLPILGGYIAYSISERAALSAGLVAGFLATTPIIKDGPVSGFIGALIGGFLAGYVVKFLVWAFAGLPRALNGLKMILFYPVFSVLITGTIMWLVVNPLATALNVWMNNGLASMQGASAVLLGALLAGMMAVDMGGPINKVAYVFGTGTLTAATMTSGGTFPMAAVMAGGMVPPIAIALASQIFKNKFTEQEKEAGLTNYIMGLSFITEGAIPYAAADPARVIPASVIGSAITGALVGLFQIKIPAPHGGILVMGLSKNAAGHSGFLMYLIAILIGSIIAAIVLGFLKPSIKKD from the coding sequence ATGAAAATATCAGATTTACTGATTAAGGACAGAATAAATCTGGATGTGAAATCTACAAATAAAGTAGATATTATTAAGGAACTTGCTAGATTACATGAAAAAACAGGTGTTTTAAACGATTATGATGGTTATGTTAAAGCATTAATGGCAAGGGAAGAGCAAAGTTCGACTGGAATTGGAGAAGGAATTGCAATTCCGCATGCGAAAACAGAATTTGTAAAAAAACCTGCACTTGCTATGGGTAGAAAACCTGAAGGGATTGACTATGATTCATTGGACGGTGAACCTGCGACACTGTTCTTTATGATTGCAGCTCCAGACGGTGCAAACAACACTCATATTGAAACACTTGCAAGATTATCACAATTATTACTGGATGATGATTTTAAAGAGGCACTAGAAAACGCAAAAACTGCTGACGAAGTATTGGAAATTATTAACAAGGCTGAAGCAGAAAAATTTGCAGAAGAAGAAAAGAAAGAAGCAGTACCTGTACAAACTTTATCAGACGAAAATGCTCCTTACATAATCGCAGCAACAGCCTGCCCGACAGGAATTGCCCACACTTATATGGCGGCAGAAGCACTTAAAAAAGCAGCTGATGAAATGGGAATAAACATAAAAGTTGAAACAAACGGTGCTGATGGTAGAAAAAATGTCTTAACTGATGAAGATATTAAAAAAGCTACAGGTGTAATTTTAGCAATTAACAGAAATATCGAAGTTGATAGATTTGATGGAAAACCATTAATTCAAGTAGAGGCAAAAGAAGGAATTAATAATGCAAAAGCATTAATTCAACAAGTTTTAGATGGAAAAGCTCCTATTTTCCACGCAAGCGGATCTTCTACAGCTTCTTCAGAATCAGCTTCATCTGAGAAAAAAGGACTTTATAAACACCTGTTAAGTGGAGTTTCATACATGCTTCCGTTAGTAATAAGTGGAGGTATCTTAATTGCGTTGGCATTCTTGGTTGATACACTAACTGGGCATGCAAATGCAGGAAAAGATTTTGGTTCAACACACGAATTGGCAAAATTATTAATGACAGTTGGAAAAGCGGCATTTGGACTTTTCTTACCAATATTAGGTGGATATATAGCTTATAGCATTAGTGAAAGAGCGGCTTTATCTGCAGGATTAGTTGCAGGATTCTTAGCAACAACTCCTATAATTAAAGATGGTCCTGTTTCAGGATTTATTGGAGCATTAATTGGTGGATTTTTAGCAGGATATGTGGTTAAATTCCTAGTGTGGGCTTTTGCAGGACTTCCAAGAGCGTTGAATGGACTAAAAATGATTTTATTCTATCCAGTATTTTCAGTATTAATAACAGGTACAATTATGTGGCTAGTAGTCAACCCATTAGCAACTGCATTAAATGTATGGATGAATAATGGGCTAGCTTCAATGCAAGGTGCAAGTGCAGTCTTATTAGGTGCTTTACTAGCAGGGATGATGGCTGTAGATATGGGAGGCCCAATAAACAAAGTTGCCTATGTATTTGGAACAGGAACATTGACAGCGGCTACTATGACTAGTGGCGGAACTTTCCCAATGGCAGCAGTTATGGCTGGTGGAATGGTTCCTCCAATTGCAATCGCACTAGCTTCACAAATCTTTAAAAATAAATTTACTGAGCAAGAAAAAGAAGCAGGATTGACTAACTATATTATGGGATTATCATTTATAACTGAAGGAGCAATTCCTTATGCGGCCGCAGATCCAGCAAGAGTTATTCCAGCAAGTGTTATTGGATCAGCAATAACTGGAGCTTTGGTAGGATTATTCCAAATTAAAATACCTGCACCTCATGGTGGAATTTTAGTAATGGGATTAAGTAAAAATGCAGCTGGACATAGTGGATTCCTAATGTATTTAATTGCAATTCTAATTGGAAGTATAATTGCAGCTATTGTACTCGGGTTCTTGAAACCATCTATAAAAAAAGATTAA
- a CDS encoding RNA-guided endonuclease TnpB family protein → MKYNLAFKYRIYPNKEQELLINKTFGCVRFVYNTILYTANKFYEETGKNKIITPASLKSENQFLKEVDSLALSNAQLNVKRSFTNFFQKRAKFPRFKSKKTSVKSYTTNCVNNSIRIEENKYLVLPKLKRIKLKYHREIPKDYRIKLVTLTNSNGNYYVSVLTEFEKEIQKNPSNNKVIGLDFSMSELFVSSENQRADYPRYFRMLEKKMKKLQKSLSRKVKFSKNWYRQKSKISKLHEYIKNCRRDFLHKLSKKLFEAYNAVVVEDLNMKGMSQALNLGKSVGDNGWGIFLRMLEYKLMFLGKQFLKIDKWFPSSKTCSKCGNVKEELKLSERSYKCECCGNEIDRDYNVALNIKNIGKEMMEY, encoded by the coding sequence ATGAAATATAATTTAGCATTCAAATACAGAATTTATCCAAATAAGGAGCAAGAATTATTGATAAACAAGACTTTTGGATGTGTTCGTTTTGTTTACAATACGATTTTGTATACTGCGAATAAATTTTATGAAGAAACTGGAAAAAATAAAATAATTACACCTGCCAGTTTGAAAAGTGAAAACCAATTTTTGAAAGAAGTAGACAGTCTGGCACTTTCAAATGCTCAATTGAATGTAAAACGATCGTTTACGAATTTCTTTCAGAAGAGAGCGAAGTTTCCGAGGTTCAAATCTAAAAAGACTAGTGTTAAAAGTTATACGACAAATTGTGTAAATAATTCGATACGAATTGAGGAAAACAAATATTTGGTTTTGCCAAAATTGAAAAGAATAAAATTAAAATATCATAGAGAAATACCAAAGGATTACAGAATAAAGTTGGTAACATTGACAAATAGCAATGGAAATTACTATGTTTCTGTTTTGACAGAATTTGAAAAAGAAATTCAAAAAAATCCAAGTAATAATAAAGTGATTGGACTTGATTTTTCAATGTCTGAATTATTTGTCAGTTCTGAAAACCAAAGGGCTGATTATCCAAGATATTTTAGGATGTTGGAGAAAAAAATGAAAAAATTACAAAAATCATTGTCAAGAAAAGTGAAATTTTCTAAAAATTGGTATAGACAAAAATCGAAAATATCAAAATTGCATGAATATATCAAAAATTGTCGAAGGGATTTTTTGCATAAATTATCGAAAAAATTGTTTGAAGCATATAATGCTGTGGTTGTTGAGGATCTGAATATGAAAGGGATGAGCCAGGCATTAAATTTGGGAAAAAGTGTAGGAGATAATGGATGGGGAATATTTTTGAGGATGCTTGAGTATAAGTTGATGTTTTTAGGGAAACAATTTTTGAAGATAGATAAGTGGTTTCCATCGTCGAAAACTTGCAGTAAATGCGGAAACGTTAAAGAGGAACTGAAATTATCAGAAAGAAGTTATAAATGTGAGTGCTGTGGAAATGAAATTGACAGAGATTACAATGTGGCATTGAATATAAAAAACATTGGAAAAGAAATGATGGAATATTAG
- the tnpA gene encoding IS200/IS605 family transposase, with the protein MSYNSNYHSVFDINYHMIFCIKYRRVVINDEISNRLKEIFEKICPKYNIVLKEWEHDVDHIHMLINAMPNTELSKFVNTYKSASSRLIKKEFPEIRRRLWKEYFWSRSYLVVSVGGAPLEIIKKYIQNQKEV; encoded by the coding sequence ATGTCATATAATAGTAATTATCATTCAGTATTTGATATAAATTATCATATGATTTTTTGTATAAAATATCGAAGAGTAGTCATTAATGATGAAATTTCTAATAGATTAAAAGAGATTTTTGAAAAAATATGTCCGAAGTATAACATTGTTCTTAAAGAATGGGAACATGATGTTGATCATATTCATATGTTGATTAATGCTATGCCTAATACTGAACTTTCTAAGTTTGTAAATACTTACAAAAGTGCTTCCAGCAGGTTGATAAAAAAAGAATTTCCTGAAATAAGGAGAAGATTGTGGAAAGAATATTTTTGGAGTAGAAGTTACTTAGTTGTAAGTGTTGGAGGTGCACCGTTAGAGATAATTAAAAAATATATTCAAAATCAAAAGGAGGTGTAA